In the Euphorbia lathyris chromosome 5, ddEupLath1.1, whole genome shotgun sequence genome, one interval contains:
- the LOC136230883 gene encoding caffeoyl-CoA O-methyltransferase-like — MAPGKVAEQQNAQSQEGAGHTNLTQSLAIYKDILETKEAEPSQEQQNEVGRHPEIGHKSLLQSDALYQYILETSVYPREPEAMKELRELTENHPWNIMTTPADEGQLISMLLKLINAKNTMEIGVYTGYSLLSTALALPDDGKILAMDINRENYELGLRILQKAGVAHKIDFREGPALPVLDQLIEDGKYHGTFDFIFVDADKDNYLNYHKRTIELVKIGGVIGYDNTLWNGSVAAAADAPMRKYVKFYRDHVLEFNKAMAADPRIEICQLPVGDGITLCRRIS, encoded by the exons ATGGCTCCAGGAAAGGTAGCAGAGCAGCAAAATGCCCAAAGCCAGGAAGGTGCAGGCCACACAAATCTTACTCAGAGTTTAGCTATTTACAAG GATATTCTGGAAACAAAAGAGGCTGAACCATCTCAAGAGCAGCAAAATGAAGTTGGTAGACACCCAGAAATTGGACACAAGAGTCTTTTACAGAGCGACGCTCTTTACCAG TACATACTTGAAACCAGTGTATATCCGAGGGAGCCTGAAGCAATGAAGGAGCTCCGGGAATTGACAGAAAATCATCCATG GAACATTATGACAACACCAGCTGATGAAGGGCAATTGATTAGCATGTTGCTTAAGCTCATAAATGCCAAAAACACAATGGAAATAGGAGTATACACAGGCTACTCTCTTCTTTCCACTGCTCTTGCTCTTCCTGATGATGGCAag ATATTGGCGATGGATATCAATCGTGAGAACTATGAATTGGGTCTACGTATCCTTCAAAAAGCTGGTGTTGCACACAAAATTGACTTCCGAGAAGGCCCTGCCCTCCCTGTTCTTGATCAATTAATTGAGGAT gggaaatACCATGGGACATTTGATTTCATATTTGTGGATGCTGATAAGGACAATTATCTGAACTACCACAAGAGAACTATAGAGCTTGTGAAGATTGGGGGAGTTATTGGGTACGACAACACCTTATGGAATGGGTCTGTGGCAGCAGCAGCTGATGCACCTATGAGGAAGTATGTCAAGTTTTATAGGGATCATGTGTTGGAATTCAACAAGGCAATGGCTGCTGATCCAAGGATTGAGATTTGTCAGTTACCTGTTGGTGATGGAATTACTCTGTGCCGCCGCATCAGCTGA